The following are from one region of the Halogeometricum sp. S3BR5-2 genome:
- a CDS encoding DUF7319 domain-containing protein, translating to MSESPDEPADAERPPSDPEDAELAALRREVEEKYDFDDFGPEDMAEMSAEEWEAAFDPDSWIVGEELLVRLEKELKSRVARREIFGVVERVAVDGEPHVLVYSDEGYALVGPDGSLEGEGTVYRDVQPSLVLCSMEDFEVQEPPENHGLPDPDAVVEHSSELGNTILQIIAGGQILGGLVLVGLWLFTDLIPFSSGRQINIVPPVVAGFFLLVGFFLFLVVANARLSDRFRSEEYRNRLRAVRDHGRPDFVPVDDASGAALESDEAADDSGADGRPGGT from the coding sequence ATGAGCGAATCGCCGGACGAACCGGCCGACGCGGAGCGGCCGCCCTCGGACCCGGAGGACGCCGAACTGGCGGCCCTGCGCCGTGAGGTCGAGGAGAAGTACGACTTCGACGACTTCGGCCCGGAGGACATGGCGGAGATGAGCGCCGAGGAGTGGGAGGCGGCGTTCGACCCCGACTCGTGGATCGTCGGCGAGGAACTGCTCGTCCGACTGGAGAAGGAACTGAAGAGTCGGGTCGCCCGACGGGAGATATTCGGCGTCGTCGAACGCGTCGCCGTCGACGGCGAACCGCACGTGTTGGTCTACTCGGACGAGGGGTACGCGCTGGTCGGCCCCGACGGCTCCTTGGAGGGGGAGGGCACCGTCTACCGCGACGTGCAGCCCTCGCTCGTCCTCTGTTCGATGGAGGACTTCGAGGTGCAGGAACCGCCGGAGAACCACGGGCTGCCGGACCCCGACGCCGTCGTCGAACACTCGAGCGAACTCGGCAACACCATCCTCCAGATAATCGCCGGCGGGCAGATTCTCGGCGGCCTCGTCCTCGTCGGACTGTGGCTGTTCACCGACCTCATCCCGTTCTCCTCGGGGAGGCAGATAAACATCGTTCCGCCCGTCGTCGCCGGGTTCTTCCTGCTCGTCGGGTTCTTCCTGTTCCTCGTCGTGGCGAACGCCCGCCTCTCGGACCGCTTCCGGTCCGAGGAGTACCGCAACCGACTCCGGGCCGTCCGCGACCACGGCCGACCCGACTTCGTGCCCGTCGACGACGCGAGTGGTGCGGCGCTCGAATCCGACGAGGCGGCCGACGACTCCGGCGCCGACGGCCGCCCTGGCGGGACCTGA
- the nth gene encoding endonuclease III produces MGTPLDARDAQVREILDRLYEEYPDTTISLNFSNRLELLVAVVLSAQCTDERVNSVTADLFEKYPSAEAFAAADQEELAEDLSSITYYNNKAKYIRSAAADIVEKHDGEVPDTMSELTDLAGVGRKTANVVLQHGHDVVEGIVVDTHVQRLSRRLGITEEERPERIEEDLMPVVPEKDWQQLTHLFISHGRAVCTARNPDCGDCVLEDVCPSSKVDREVDLASGEAW; encoded by the coding sequence ATGGGAACACCGCTTGACGCGCGCGACGCGCAGGTACGAGAGATACTCGACCGACTCTACGAGGAGTACCCCGACACGACCATCTCCCTGAACTTCTCGAACCGTCTCGAACTGCTGGTCGCCGTCGTGCTGTCGGCGCAGTGCACCGACGAGCGGGTGAACTCGGTGACGGCCGACCTCTTCGAGAAGTACCCCTCCGCCGAGGCGTTCGCGGCGGCCGACCAGGAGGAACTCGCCGAGGACCTCAGTTCGATCACCTACTACAACAACAAGGCGAAGTACATCCGCTCGGCGGCCGCCGACATCGTGGAGAAACACGACGGGGAGGTGCCGGACACGATGAGCGAACTGACCGACCTCGCGGGCGTCGGCCGGAAGACGGCGAACGTCGTCCTCCAGCACGGTCACGACGTGGTGGAGGGCATTGTCGTCGACACGCACGTCCAGCGACTCTCGCGACGCCTCGGAATCACCGAGGAGGAGCGCCCCGAGCGAATCGAGGAGGACCTCATGCCCGTCGTTCCCGAGAAGGACTGGCAACAGCTCACGCACCTGTTCATCAGCCACGGCCGGGCCGTCTGCACCGCTCGCAACCCCGACTGCGGCGACTGCGTCCTCGAAGACGTCTGTCCGTCGTCGAAAGTCGACCGCGAGGTCGACCTGGCGAGCGGCGAGGCGTGGTAG
- a CDS encoding response regulator produces the protein MGDDSEPEGRTVLVVEDDADLLGTYEVWLAGCEGVTVRTALDGKAALAAADDADALVLDRQLPALSGPEVLERLDGDRPVVVVSAYRPDAHVGEDDVAAYLVKPVTRDRFLDAVRRALS, from the coding sequence ATGGGTGACGATTCGGAGCCGGAAGGCCGCACCGTCCTCGTCGTCGAGGACGACGCGGACCTACTGGGGACGTACGAGGTGTGGCTGGCCGGCTGCGAGGGTGTTACCGTCCGCACCGCGCTCGACGGGAAGGCGGCGCTGGCCGCCGCGGACGACGCGGACGCCCTCGTCCTCGACCGGCAGTTGCCGGCGCTCTCGGGGCCCGAGGTGTTGGAACGCCTCGACGGCGACCGGCCGGTCGTCGTCGTCAGCGCCTACCGGCCCGACGCCCACGTCGGCGAGGACGACGTCGCCGCGTACCTGGTCAAACCGGTCACGCGGGACCGATTTCTCGATGCGGTGCGGCGCGCGCTGTCGTGA
- a CDS encoding plastocyanin/azurin family copper-binding protein, producing MKRRDFLRAASVPAATATASAAAGVGAAQEGTSTSGGGGTATGAGTGTGSGGTGTGAGTGTGGGGGGGGGASETVEVGPGGSLVFTPGTEEALQIAPGTTVEFVWMSDNHNVVPDSTPEGSSWSGHEPIENEGFTYTHTFSTLGTYEYHCAPHETAGMVGTVEVVENPSSGEGGGEKELEELGVPIQAHWVGAATILGIIVTAIFTFYILKYGESAHTGTGRNG from the coding sequence ATGAAAAGGCGGGACTTTCTGAGAGCGGCAAGCGTCCCTGCCGCGACCGCGACGGCCTCTGCCGCCGCCGGAGTCGGGGCCGCCCAAGAGGGCACTTCGACGTCGGGTGGCGGCGGCACCGCCACAGGGGCAGGAACAGGAACCGGGTCCGGAGGTACCGGCACCGGGGCAGGTACCGGCACCGGCGGCGGCGGTGGCGGCGGTGGCGGCGCGTCGGAGACGGTCGAAGTCGGCCCCGGCGGCTCCCTCGTCTTCACGCCCGGCACCGAGGAGGCCCTCCAAATCGCGCCGGGCACGACCGTGGAGTTCGTCTGGATGTCGGACAACCACAACGTCGTCCCCGACAGCACGCCGGAGGGTTCGAGCTGGTCCGGTCACGAGCCAATCGAGAACGAGGGCTTCACCTACACGCACACGTTCAGCACGCTCGGCACCTACGAGTACCACTGCGCCCCTCACGAGACGGCGGGGATGGTCGGCACCGTCGAAGTCGTCGAGAACCCGAGCAGCGGCGAGGGCGGCGGCGAGAAGGAACTCGAGGAACTGGGCGTCCCGATTCAGGCCCACTGGGTCGGCGCTGCGACCATTCTCGGGATCATCGTGACGGCCATCTTCACGTTCTACATCCTGAAATACGGCGAGTCCGCGCACACGGGCACGGGGAGGAACGGATAG
- a CDS encoding DUF7321 family protein: protein MVSESAIATVAALMVTASFPFYLYGAWIIIEAETVTWDVLVRHLSFIVPGLLLNTIPVVFWMIPRLFVQLGGLSALHAVLGLQAYAMLTFALTGIVRIFQAKRNADLYHNPDQEIDLDDLHENMGAWRGRLRIGVVGYVLFWILAWFLGAYQYLASYVF from the coding sequence ATGGTATCCGAGTCGGCCATCGCGACGGTCGCCGCGCTGATGGTCACGGCCAGCTTTCCGTTCTACCTCTACGGGGCGTGGATCATCATCGAGGCCGAGACGGTGACGTGGGACGTGCTCGTCCGCCACCTCTCGTTCATCGTTCCCGGCCTCCTCCTCAACACGATACCCGTCGTCTTCTGGATGATTCCGCGCCTCTTCGTGCAACTCGGCGGCCTCTCGGCGCTCCACGCGGTGCTCGGCCTGCAGGCGTACGCGATGCTCACCTTCGCGCTGACCGGCATCGTCCGAATCTTCCAAGCGAAGCGCAACGCCGACCTCTACCACAACCCCGACCAGGAGATAGATTTGGACGACCTCCACGAGAACATGGGCGCCTGGCGCGGCCGCCTTCGTATCGGCGTCGTCGGCTACGTGCTGTTCTGGATTCTGGCGTGGTTCCTCGGCGCCTACCAGTACCTCGCCTCGTACGTGTTCTGA
- a CDS encoding PAS domain-containing protein: MHTGPPGGEDTSAERVISEPAEILERVSDAFYALDAEWRFRYVNERATELLDRSEDELLGRSVWEAFPEATETALWTEYHEAMETQDPTSFELYYESLGGWFEVNAHPSETGLSVYFRDVTAEKERERRLAETRRRYRTLVDNFPNGSVALFDHDLRLLVTGGDAEKLDGVRPERLSAFERDELAGERLSDIVQPEAFEEIEPHYRATLDGETRTFLLPIGDRMHRVRTAPVRGDDDVLAGLAISQDVTGRFEKQRELEARSHQQEVVAELGRLALEHPPLDDLFDRATEAVAETLDNDYCKVLDLTDDGRELFLRSGVGWKLGHVGEASVANDESTQAGYTLLSADPVVVDDLSAETRFSGPDLLVDHGVVSGISTIIGPVDDPWGILGTHDTEERSFTEYDVDFVQSVANILATAIDHRDSERERRAQREQLAALNDLNSLVQQISESAVRQSSREEIERLLCETLAASDSYVFAWIGEADESTGEIRCRCESGVENYLSNIALSLDGPGRDGPTAQALLTGETQVVQDVDESANYASWRDHARTYGYRSSAAIPIAFGDDRYGVLNVYSERPGAFGAEERTALSRLGTIVGHALRSVERDRQLRESEKRYRTLAENVPNGAVALVDTDLTYLLAAGSNFDRVDVDPSDIEGRHVEDISFAPVAVRDRVNDALRTALAGETTTIRVEFEGRTIEYRTVPVYDDDGEVRAAMSLSQDITERVRREEELEHERERLELMNRLIRHNLLNSLNVVDARLEFVEEKVDDSVAEHLATARKRTDSMIELVQTIRSLMNAIVESDEVALEPISLDEAIRSTITATRELFPEAELVYEGPSDVAVCANELLDEVIENLLVNAVQHNDKPTPRVTADAEVGEETVTLVVADNGPGVDPDLESRIFEKGAKGFESPGTGFGLHLVREIVEAYGGDVSVTNRPEGGAAFRVVLPRASEDPEDADAESDADTESESDADAESESGSESESASGAGS, encoded by the coding sequence ATGCACACGGGGCCTCCCGGAGGGGAAGACACCTCGGCCGAGCGGGTCATCTCCGAACCGGCGGAGATTCTCGAACGCGTCTCCGACGCGTTCTACGCCCTCGACGCCGAGTGGCGGTTCAGGTACGTCAACGAGCGGGCCACGGAGCTGCTCGACCGCTCCGAGGACGAACTGCTCGGCCGCTCGGTCTGGGAGGCGTTTCCGGAGGCGACCGAGACGGCCCTCTGGACGGAGTATCACGAGGCGATGGAGACGCAGGACCCGACCAGCTTCGAGCTCTACTACGAGTCGCTGGGCGGCTGGTTCGAGGTGAACGCGCACCCCTCCGAGACGGGGCTGTCCGTCTACTTCCGCGACGTCACCGCCGAGAAGGAGCGCGAGCGGCGGTTGGCGGAGACGCGTCGGCGCTACCGGACGCTCGTCGACAACTTCCCCAACGGGTCGGTCGCCCTCTTCGATCACGACCTGCGGCTTCTCGTCACCGGCGGGGACGCCGAGAAACTGGACGGCGTCCGGCCCGAGCGTCTGTCGGCCTTCGAGCGGGACGAACTGGCCGGAGAGCGGCTCTCCGATATCGTCCAACCGGAGGCGTTCGAGGAGATAGAACCGCACTACCGCGCCACCCTCGACGGGGAGACGCGGACGTTCCTGCTCCCCATCGGCGACCGGATGCACCGCGTACGGACGGCCCCGGTTCGGGGGGACGACGACGTGCTCGCCGGTCTCGCCATCTCCCAGGACGTCACCGGGCGGTTCGAGAAACAGCGGGAACTGGAGGCCCGCTCGCACCAACAGGAGGTCGTCGCCGAACTCGGGCGGTTGGCGCTGGAGCACCCGCCCCTGGACGACCTGTTCGACCGAGCGACCGAGGCCGTCGCGGAGACGCTCGACAACGACTACTGCAAGGTGTTGGATCTCACCGACGACGGTCGAGAACTGTTCCTCCGCTCCGGCGTCGGCTGGAAGCTGGGGCACGTCGGCGAGGCGTCCGTCGCCAACGACGAGAGCACGCAGGCCGGCTACACCCTGCTCTCGGCGGACCCCGTCGTCGTCGACGACCTGAGCGCGGAGACGCGCTTCTCCGGACCGGACCTCCTCGTCGACCACGGCGTCGTGAGCGGCATCAGCACGATAATCGGTCCCGTCGACGACCCGTGGGGTATCCTCGGCACCCACGACACCGAGGAACGGTCGTTCACGGAGTACGACGTGGACTTCGTCCAGAGCGTCGCCAACATCCTCGCGACGGCCATCGACCACCGCGACTCCGAGCGCGAGCGCCGGGCCCAGCGCGAGCAGTTGGCGGCGCTGAACGATCTGAACTCGCTCGTCCAGCAGATATCCGAGTCGGCGGTGAGGCAGTCGAGCCGCGAGGAGATAGAACGGCTCCTCTGCGAGACGCTGGCCGCCTCCGACTCCTACGTGTTCGCGTGGATCGGCGAGGCCGACGAGTCGACCGGCGAGATCCGCTGTCGGTGCGAATCGGGCGTCGAGAACTACCTCTCGAATATCGCGCTGTCGCTCGACGGCCCCGGTCGGGACGGACCGACGGCGCAGGCGCTTCTCACCGGGGAGACGCAAGTCGTCCAAGACGTCGACGAGAGCGCGAACTACGCCTCCTGGCGCGACCACGCGCGGACGTACGGCTACCGGTCGTCGGCGGCCATCCCCATCGCGTTCGGGGACGACCGGTACGGCGTCCTGAACGTCTACTCCGAGCGCCCCGGCGCGTTCGGCGCCGAGGAGCGGACGGCGCTCTCGCGCCTCGGCACCATCGTGGGCCACGCGCTCCGGTCGGTCGAGCGGGACCGACAGCTCCGCGAGAGCGAGAAACGCTACCGGACGCTCGCGGAGAACGTCCCGAACGGCGCCGTCGCTCTCGTCGACACCGACCTCACCTACCTCCTCGCCGCGGGGTCGAACTTCGACCGGGTCGACGTCGACCCGTCGGACATCGAGGGCCGACACGTCGAGGATATCTCGTTCGCCCCGGTGGCGGTGCGCGACCGGGTGAACGACGCCTTGCGAACGGCGCTGGCGGGCGAGACGACGACCATTCGGGTGGAGTTCGAGGGGCGGACGATAGAGTACCGGACGGTGCCCGTCTACGACGACGACGGGGAGGTCCGCGCCGCGATGTCGCTCTCGCAGGACATCACCGAACGCGTCCGCCGCGAGGAGGAGTTAGAGCACGAGCGCGAGCGGTTGGAACTGATGAACCGACTCATCCGGCACAACCTCCTCAACAGCCTCAACGTCGTCGACGCGCGTCTGGAGTTCGTCGAGGAGAAGGTCGACGACAGCGTCGCGGAGCACCTGGCGACGGCGCGCAAGCGGACCGACTCGATGATCGAACTCGTCCAGACCATCCGTTCTCTGATGAACGCCATCGTCGAGTCCGACGAGGTCGCCCTCGAACCCATCTCCCTCGACGAGGCGATCAGATCGACGATAACGGCCACGCGGGAACTGTTCCCCGAAGCGGAACTCGTCTACGAGGGGCCGTCCGACGTCGCCGTCTGCGCGAACGAACTGCTGGACGAGGTGATAGAGAACCTCCTCGTCAACGCCGTCCAGCACAACGACAAACCGACGCCGCGAGTGACCGCCGACGCCGAAGTCGGCGAGGAGACGGTGACGCTCGTGGTGGCGGACAACGGTCCCGGCGTCGACCCCGACCTCGAATCGCGCATCTTCGAGAAGGGCGCGAAGGGGTTCGAGAGCCCCGGAACCGGGTTCGGACTCCACCTCGTCCGGGAGATAGTCGAGGCGTACGGCGGCGACGTCTCCGTGACGAACCGACCCGAGGGCGGGGCGGCGTTCCGCGTGGTGCTCCCGCGGGCGAGCGAGGACCCCGAGGACGCCGACGCCGAATCCGACGCCGACACCGAGTCCGAATCCGACGCCGACGCCGAGTCCGAATCCGGGTCGGAGTCCGAGTCCGCCTCCGGGGCGGGCAGTTAA
- a CDS encoding DUF7318 family protein encodes MSSSGSTYGDIHRYEPARESTAAAIAIVLLAIIEVIFVFMFTFGLVSGWGLSDTGNMFLGGVLAVIFIDLAFILALYRKEFLPDVVIVKKRRRKWEDVYIREDQMEGTDFGAGAWDQVKRAVYPYYKR; translated from the coding sequence ATGTCCTCCAGCGGCAGCACCTACGGGGACATCCACCGCTACGAACCGGCCCGCGAGAGCACCGCCGCGGCCATCGCTATCGTCCTCCTGGCCATCATCGAGGTCATCTTCGTGTTCATGTTCACCTTCGGCCTCGTCTCCGGATGGGGGCTGTCCGACACGGGGAACATGTTCCTCGGCGGCGTCCTCGCCGTCATCTTCATCGACCTCGCGTTCATCCTCGCGCTGTACCGCAAGGAGTTCCTCCCGGACGTCGTGATAGTCAAGAAGCGGCGTCGGAAGTGGGAAGACGTCTACATCCGTGAGGACCAGATGGAAGGCACCGACTTCGGCGCCGGAGCGTGGGACCAGGTCAAGCGCGCCGTCTACCCGTACTACAAGAGGTAA